The Nicotiana sylvestris chromosome 6, ASM39365v2, whole genome shotgun sequence genomic sequence GAAGAGGATATCTCGAGACCCGACAAagagaagaaaagacaaagggaaTCATCAAATGAGCCTTCGGAATCCAAGAAGACCAAGGTGGAAGAAACTAAGGCCGATCCAGTAGCCTTAACTTCAGAAGCAATGAGAAGTCCTTGAGCTGAAGGCGAGGGAAAAAATAATTTCCCGATAGCGTTCGAGGGAGAGGAAAACCTGATCGACCCTTACACCGTAGAGACGGTGGCTCCTGAGTCGGAGCTTGATGTTGTCGTAGTCCAACTTCAGGCTAGAGAGGCAACTGAGGAAGTATTGGGTGATGTCCCTAAGCCGGTTGATGGCCAAAATATCCCTCGAGCTGAGACGCATTTGGTAGGTGGTTTGGAGGAACCCAGTTTGAAGCCCTGCAGAGACAAGAGATAGCCCCGATTGATCTTACTGGTAGTATTCTCATGAGTGATTCCCCTCTGGGAATGACCTTACCTCCTAAGGGAACGCAAGATGCCTAGAATGAAGAACCCTAAGGGAACGCAAGATGACTAGAATGAAGAACCCTAAGGGAACGCAAGATGCCTAGAATGAAGAACCTTCCAATGTGGGGGTGCCCATCGAAGGCAGAGATGCATTTGAAATGCCTTTAGCCGCTCCTAAGGGAATTCCCGAGCTTGATGCTTCACACATCTTTAGTGAGATGAATAGGCTTTGTGAGCAGGTAgttttaataaatcttacctgtCATCCTGATCTTTGtctttctaacttgtctttttcatgGCTCCAGACCCGAGCGCTTTATAATCAGAATTTCACCCGGTTTTAGGCTGAGGTGACCTGTCACGAGCATGAGAAGACTCATCTTGCTGAATAGGTTACCTAGTTTCCGTTTGCTTTTGCCTGAATGTTTGCCAGATCCCAGCGTTTTGACATCTTTGATCTGATTCGTGTAGTTTGAGAAGGAAGGTGCCCTACTGAGGGAGGAGCTCCGAGCCAGAGACTCTGAAGTTCTCGAACTCAAATGACATGTGAGAGAGATAACTTCTGAGAGAGATACCCTCCAAGAAAAGATGGCGTTAGTCGGGCACCAGCTTCATGACGCGAGGGCAGATAGTGAAAAGTATAGAGGTCTCCATACTGAGTTAGTTGTTGCACTATCCAGGATCAAAACTGAAGCCGAGGCGCTTATATCTTTGCACAAATAGGATGTCGTTGTAATAAACGCTCAAGCCAGGAGAGTCCCTGAGGAGACCGAGTTGAAATTGACTCAAGCCGTAGACCATGCTCGGTTAGAATCTCGGAGGAGGACTCTCAAGGATATACACGCGgagggtgaagaccctagaaAAGAAAGTTTCTACCTTGTTTGCTTATAGAGGTGCGTCAGGTAGTGGCTTAGGAGATGACAAGAATGAAAGCAGAATCCCCAGAGGGGAAGAGGCCGTTGAAGGTCCTGGGGCTGTATCCGGAACAATTGGGGCACAACCTCCGGCGGAGCCTCAAAGATGTAGGCTCGATGATAGATTAGGGTTCTGTTTGGCTTCTTCCTTGTAAGGGTTTTCAAAGGTCTTGTAAACGTACCTCTGTGAGCAATATATATAAAAGGTTTTTCATTTTCTAtcatttcttttctccttttccttttggGAATAATGTGTGATGTTTTTTGATGATCGTTCTGAGATCTCAGACCTTGGGTTAGACCCTCGAGTTTTTTCTATTTCTAATCGACTCATAACAATCAAAGGTCAAACGTTCGGGGCCCAGTTCCCATGTCGGGACCTCGGTGCGGGTTTACCGACCCTTAGGTCTAGAAGCTGGCCTTGGCTCTTACACGTTGGGTCGGTGCAACATTCGATTTTagtgctggcgatagtggctcttacgcgttgggtcaaTGCGACCTTCAATTTTAGTACTGGCGATAGCAGCTCTTATGCGTTTGGTCCTTAGGCTTTttcagttaactgttttgggcttggtctccgaatcgggttttgactcgagctcattggcCTAACGTTTTTGAATTTAGAGCTGGGCTTTAGGCTCTTATGCTTTAGGTCAGTACAACCTTTCATATGGGTTGGCGGCAGTGGCTCGTACGTattaggtcggtacgacctttcaTACGGGCTGGcggtagtggctcttatgcattagtcggtacgaccttttataggCATTATATTTCCTCATCAAGGACTTTTTAAAATTGTGTTTTCCTGACTCTTCGACAGtttgataaaaacctcgattgtgagtcattatgTGGCGATGATCGAGCTCCTCTGGAGGTTTTGCTCGGTGACTGAGTATttcgaagcctatagtttggagctgacgttagtcgaagctcttttgcctatgtcgagggtagcctgtttaaccggttctttttgaagtactTTCGAAGTAATTTGAAGTCTTGTGATTTTATAGTGACGGTCGGGCATTCCCGAGTcatgttagtttggctggtacagcttTGTGACCATAGTCAatatgtttggccggagcctttcagtccccgagGGAAATATTTTCGgcgtctatatcaagggtatgcctttttaggggtcttacaagttcgaatatatagccttaactttaaggtcGGGATAATGCCCTTTCgtaaggtcttataatttttacatgactttgaggtcttacagttttggttacttggtacaagtatggttcatgccttgcttgaggtcttacagttttggtgttGCCTTATAGAGGTCTTACGGGATCGAGGTTGCCCGtacggggtcttatggcctcggtaGTCCCCGGGAATGAAAGTTTTATTGGCCCAGGAGCCATTTTTGTAGACATTtcgttgcctcattgagggcttatgaggtTGAAGATTCCGACCCGGGGGTCATACGGTTTCGAGTTTTTGatgctagtccccgagtgttcgggacgttctTAGCTTCTGGAGCCATTTCTATAACCTcgatattgcctcattgagggcttaaaAGATTGAAGCTTCCGATTTGGGGTCATGTGACTTCGAGCTTGtgatgtcagtccccgagtgttcgggacgttttctagctctggagccatttttgtaaaaaataccGAACTCCTTCGAAATGCTTTGGTGGaggggaaagtattctttgatttaCTTTGTACAAGTATACACGTTTTTGTTGTTAAGGTCTCGGTTATTCTATAAGGacatggttcgttcgaccgtttggcctggtacattgttttcctatcgagaccctattTAGCACATCTTGGTTTCTCCGAGGAGGTGACCTTCCATGGGgatgcccccagtatttgaggttggtcgaagagaagccttgaatactcgttgagtctcccttaggtagcatatggatgttgcctcgttaaaaaactTTTCCGGTAAAACCCTTATAGGGACaaaatccgatcgaaggaaaagagtacaaTGCACGCTTTTAAGAACCTAAGGTCCTCGAGCTCGAGGGTGTTTTGGAATCTTCCATCGGACACCTTAGCGGTAGTATCGTTtcagcattgatatgttccaattgcttggaagttgtTCGCCTTCCATTGTACTAAGCTTGTAGGACCCTTTGCTGATTACTTCGAGGAcatggtacggtccttcccaattttggcctagctttccttcattagggtttcgggtgttgagggtgactttccttaggaccaagtccccAACTCCGAGATGtcggaggtttgttctcctgttataatacATTTTGATCCTTTCTTTTTGGACGGACATTCGGACTAGTGAGGCTTCTCACTTTTAATCCAATAGTTTGAGGGCCAtagtcatggcctcgttgttcgaGCTCTCGGTGGTGTGTCGAAATCTAGCGCTTGGCTCTCCGACCTCTACTAGTATCAAAGACTCGGCACCATATACTAGAGATAAAGGTGTTTTCTctgtgcttgattttggagttgttcggtatgcccatagcacttcaggcaatatttctctccactttcccttagctctttccaacttctttttaaagttttggatgatggttttgtttgtagaCTGTTTGCACACAGGTGGTAGGGCGTcgacaggattctcttgattttgtgatccttGAGGAACTATGTTACTTTGCTTCCGATGAACTGCCTCCCATTATCGCATGTTATCTCGGAAGGAAATCCTAAATCGGCACataatgtggtcccaaatgaattcaatgacttctttttctcttatcttttcgaaggcctgcgtttccacccattttgagaaatagttagccataaataaaataaatttagctttacctggtgccgttGGTAGAGGTCTGACAatgtccattccctatttcatgaacGGCCACGGTGATAAGACCGAATGTAGTTGTTCACCAGGTTGGTGAATCATATGAGCAAATCTTTGGCATTTGTCGCACTTTCAGACGAATTCcttggtgtctttttccatgttgtcccagtaGTAGCCTTCCCTAATCACCTTTCAGACTAAGTAATCGGAACCAGAGTGGTATCCGCAGGTACCCTCATGAATTTTTTGAAGTACATAATTTGTGTCTCCCGACCCCAGACATACTGCAAGGGGGCCATCGAAAGTTCTTTTGTACAGAGTCCCATTTTCGTTGAGCGAGAACCGGGCTGCTTTGGTTCACATGGCCCTCGATCCCTTTGGATCCGTAGTTTCCCATCTTTCAAATagtcaatatatttatttctccaatctcATGTTAGGCTAGTGGAATTaatctcggcatgaccttcctcAACCACTGATTTGGATAGCTAAACAACAGCCCTggggagtaggtcatcttcttcaatagatgatccTAGGTTTGCGAGGGAATCGGCCTTGCTGTTCTTCTCCCAAGGTATGTGGAccagggtccattctttgaaacgACGTAATGTGACTTGGATTTTGTCCGAgtatctttgcatcctgtcttctcggaCCTCGAAGCTCCCATTTACCTGATTTACAACCAGGAGTAAATTGCATTTTGCTTCGACGATCTCACCTCCTAGGCTTTTGGCCAAttccagacctgcaatcatagcctcatactcgacttcgttgttagtcaatcttgcagtttttatagattgcctgatTATGCCACCCGTAGGCGGCTTCAAGACTATATCGAGCCCGAATCCTCTCACGTTTGAGGTGCCGTCAGTGAACAGGGTCCACACCCCAGAAGATGTGCCCATTTTTAGTAAAAGTTTCttttctacctcgggcacgaggggGCGAGAAGTCGGCCATGAAGTCCAccagaatttgggacttgatagccgttcggggttgatactcgatatcataacCCCCAAGTTTGATGGCATATTTGTCCAATCGGACCGATAGTTCAtgcttatgcaatatgcttcggAGAGGGTACGTTGTTAAAATGCAAATATGGTGTCATTGAAAATAAGGTTTCAATTTTCGCGacgcgcttattaatgcaagagctaatttttctaggtgcggATACCTAGTTTCGGCATCCCCCAGGGTtcggcttacataataaataaaGAATTGTGTACCTTGATCTTCTCGAACTAGCACACCGCTCAATGCTATCTCGGACACGACCAGGTATAAATACATCGTTTCATCCTCTTTTGGTGTGTGGAGCAAAGGCGGACTAGTTAGATATCGCTTCAATTCCTCCAAGGCGTGTTGGCATTCTAGAGTCCGTTCAAAGTTgcttttctttttgagtaaagagaagaaataatGAATCTTGTctgatgaccttgatatgaatctgcccagaTCTGCTATCAGCCTTATCCGCCGTTGCACGACCTTTACATTTTTTATCACTGTGATTtattcgatggccttgattttgtcggggttgatctcgatccccctgttcAAAATCgtgaagcctaagaatttgcccAAACCCACTCTGAAGGCACATTTCTCAGGATTAAGCTTCATAttgtaacttctgaggatgtcgaatgtttcttgcaaatgagtcaaatggtcctctgtgcgCAAGGACTTAACTAGTCATCAAtttaaacttccatggatttgcctatttgatcctcgaacattttattaactagacgtTTGCGCGTAGCCCTTGAATTTTTCAGCCCGAAGGGCGTTACATTGTAATAGTAGGTACCATATttcgtgatgaacgaagtcttttccctatccccggggttcatctgaatttgaatataccccgagtaggcgtcgagaaaagtGAGGGTC encodes the following:
- the LOC138870443 gene encoding uncharacterized protein; protein product: MGTSSGVWTLFTDGTSNVRGFGLDIVLKPPTGGIIRQSIKTARLTNNEVEYEAMIAGLELAKSLGGEIVEAKCNLLLVVNQVNGSFEVREDRMQRYSDKIQVTLRRFKEWTLVHIPWEKNSKADSLANLGSSIEEDDLLPRAVV